Below is a window of Frigoribacterium sp. SL97 DNA.
TGGTCGGCGCCCCGGTGAGCGTGTCGGCCACGACGACCGACGGGCTCGGCTTCACCGGTCGGGGCGAGGGCGTGGCCGTGATCGCGACGGCACTCGTCACGCACGACGGATCGTCCACGCGCCACGGGGCGTCCCCGGGCGACGCGACCGAAGCCGCGTCAAATAGGCTGATCACGTGACCATCAGGCTCTACGACTCCCGTCAGCAGACGCTCGTCGACTTCGTCCCGCTCGTGCCCGGCCAGGTCGGGCTGTACGTCTGCGGACCCACCGTCCAGTCGTCGCCCCACATCGGGCACCTGCGCTCGGCTCTGGTCTACGACCTCTGGCGTCGCTGGTTCACCTACCGTGGCCTCGACGTCACCCTCGTGCGCAACGTCACCGACATCGACGACAAGATCCTCGCGCTGGCCGCCGACACGACCGAAGAATGGTGGGCGCGCGCCTACCGCTACGAACTCGAGTTCACCGCCGGCTACCAGGCGCTCGGCATCCTGCCGCCGACCTACGAGCCCCGGGCGACCGCCAGCGTCAGCGAGATGCAGCAGATCATCACGACGCTGCTCGAGAAGGGGCACGCCTACGTCGCCCCGGACGGCTCGGGCGACGTCTACTTCGACACCGCCGCCTGGCCGACGTACGGTGCCCTGACCAACCAGTCGATCGACGACATGGCACCCGCGGCCGACGCCGACCCGCGGGGCAAGCGCGACTCCCGCGACTTCGCCCTCTGGAAGGGCCACAAGGCCGACGAGCCCGAGTCCGCCTCGTGGGCCTCGCCCTGGGGTGAAGGGCGACCCGGCTGGCACATCGAGTGCTCGGCGATGTCGGCCCGCTACCTCGGCGAGGCGTTCGACATCCACGGCGGCGGGCTCGACCTGCGGTTCCCGCACCACGAGAACGAGCTGGCGCAGTCGACCGCGGCCGGCATGGGCTTCGCCTCGTACTGGATGCACAACGGCCTCGTCGCCGTCGAGGGCCAGAAGATGTCGAAGTCCCTCGGCAACTCCATCTTCGCCGCCGACTTCCTGGCGCAGGCCCGTCCCGTCGTCGTCCGCTACTTCTTCAGCGCCGCGCACTACCGGTCGACCATCGACTACCACGAGGGCGCGCTGCTCGAGGCCGAGGCAGCCCTCGACCGCGTCGAGACGTTCCTCGAACGGGCTCAGCGTCGCCTCGCCGACACGCGCTTCGCCGGGGTCGGTGCCCGCGTCGTGCCCGACGAGTTCGGCGAGGCGATGGACGACGACCTCAACGTCCCCCAGGCCGTGGCCGTGCTGCACGACACGGTGCGCGCCGGCAACGTGGCCCTCGACGACGGCGACCTCGACACCGCCGCGCGCTCCTGGCAGCACGTGGCCGCCATGGTGGCCGTGCTCGGCATCGACCCGACGGCGCCCGAGTGGCGCGCCGGTGACGAGGTCGACGCGCACCGCGCGCTCGGCACGCTCGTCGACGTACTCTTGGCCGAACGCCAGCAAGCCCGGGCCGATCGCGACTTCTCGCGGGCCGACGAGATCAGAGGCGTCCTGACGGGCGCCGGCATCACCATCGAAGACACCCCCAGCGGGTCGCATTGGAGCCTCGAACAGTGAAGAACACCAGCGGAGCACGCAAGGGCCGTCCCGGCAGCAGTGCCGTGCGTCAGGGCAGCAAGGGCAAGCAGGTCGGCAGCGGCGGCCAGGGGCGCCAGGCGCTCGAGGGCAAGAAGCCCACCCCCGCGGCGGAGGACCGCCCGTACCACCCCGCGGGCAAGGCCAAGGCGGCGCGCGAGCGACTCGAGGCGGCCCGTGGTCGTGGCGGAGCCGGTCCCCGTGCCGGGTCGCCGATCG
It encodes the following:
- the cysS gene encoding cysteine--tRNA ligase; this translates as MTIRLYDSRQQTLVDFVPLVPGQVGLYVCGPTVQSSPHIGHLRSALVYDLWRRWFTYRGLDVTLVRNVTDIDDKILALAADTTEEWWARAYRYELEFTAGYQALGILPPTYEPRATASVSEMQQIITTLLEKGHAYVAPDGSGDVYFDTAAWPTYGALTNQSIDDMAPAADADPRGKRDSRDFALWKGHKADEPESASWASPWGEGRPGWHIECSAMSARYLGEAFDIHGGGLDLRFPHHENELAQSTAAGMGFASYWMHNGLVAVEGQKMSKSLGNSIFAADFLAQARPVVVRYFFSAAHYRSTIDYHEGALLEAEAALDRVETFLERAQRRLADTRFAGVGARVVPDEFGEAMDDDLNVPQAVAVLHDTVRAGNVALDDGDLDTAARSWQHVAAMVAVLGIDPTAPEWRAGDEVDAHRALGTLVDVLLAERQQARADRDFSRADEIRGVLTGAGITIEDTPSGSHWSLEQ